The following coding sequences are from one Lolium rigidum isolate FL_2022 chromosome 6, APGP_CSIRO_Lrig_0.1, whole genome shotgun sequence window:
- the LOC124668432 gene encoding endoribonuclease YBEY, chloroplastic-like, which produces MARIVSRALPFASRSHLHLPSPLRAAAPLLPHLPAASSSASLLSWRGFTPTPEPLRPVPPFAGFLAGIRGLRRGRRGQTAAKREEPQDPAPPPSPPPPPKETEIELCARISVEEDLPDDIEVLNTIEILKLNVPMAMKIALDGLLEYNYNTRDTSISDVGKYEKVEVSVLLCNDNFIQNLNKEWTGEDSPTDMLSASQYIPDLDVPALMLGDIVISVETAARQAEERGHTLLDEQRALVVRGLLRLLGFDRQSSDEAAMEMEKEELLILKSLRWKGKSHAKAAVDLSKTHTENLNGQEGTNSLKKAGSLRFYRPKFKYIFCDMDGTLLNSKSQVTARNAEALKEARSRGVNIVIATGKTRPAVIDALNMVDLSGRNGIASESSPGIFLQGLLVYGLGGREIYKRTLDQEVCREAFLYSMEHRIPLVGFSQDRCFSMFEDPLVDSLHDVYHEPKAEIVSSIDQLLGTAEIQKLVFIGTAEGMSSTLRPYWTNAVEERAGIVQAQPDMLELVPPATSKGSGVKILLDHLCISPDEIMAIGDGENDIEMLQLASLGVALANGAEKTKAVANVIGATNDEDGVAQAIYDYAF; this is translated from the exons ATGGCGCGCATCGTGTCGCGTGCCCTCCCGTTCGCCTCGCGCTCGCACCTCCACCTCCCGTCGCCCCTCCGCGCCGCGGCGCCGCTCCTCCCGCACCTGCCCGCGGCGTCGTCCTCAGCCTCGCTGCTCTCCTGGCGGGGGTTCACGCCCACCCCCGAGCCCCTGCGCCCCGTTCCGCCTTTCGCTGGGTTCCTCGCCGGCATACGCGGCTTACGAAGGGGGCGGCGCGGGCAGACGGCAGCGAAGCGGGAGGAGCCGCAGGACCCTGCGCCCCCGCcctcgcccccgcccccgcccaaGGAGACCGAGATCGAGCTCTGCGCCCGCATCAGTGTTGAGGAGGACTTGCCCGACGATATCGAAGTGCTG AACACTATAGAAATTCTGAAATTAAATGTTCCGATGGCGATGAAAATTGCACTAGATGGACTTCTGGAGTATAACTACAATACACGAGACACTTCAATAAGTGACGTTGGGAAGTATGAAAAGGTTGAGGTTTCTGtgttgctatgcaatgataacttCATCCAGAACCTTAACAAAGAATGGACAGGCGAGGACAGCCCTACTGATATGCTCTCAGCGTCACAGTACATTCCCGATCTTGATGTTCCTGCT CTTATGTTGGGTGATATAGTGATATCAGTTGAAACAGCTGCAAGGCAAGCTGAGGAGAGAGGTCATACACTTCTCGATGAACAGCGGGCTCTAGTG GTTCGTGGCCTGTTACGTCTTCTGGGTTTCGATCGTCAGTCTAGTGATGAGGCGGCAATGGAAATGGAGAAGGAGGAGCTGCTCATTTTAAAAAGTCTAAGGTGGAAAGGGAAAAGTCATGCTAAGGCTGCTGTTGATTTGAGCAAGACCCACACAGAAAAtttgaatg GACAAGAAGGGACAAATAGTCTAAAGAAAGCTGGTAGCCTAAGATTTTATAGACCAAAGTTCAAATATATCTTCTGTGATATGGATG GTACGCTGCTCAACAGTAAAAGTCAAGTTACAGCAAGGAATGCAGAAGCTCTAAAAGAAGCTAGGTCAAGAGGAGTAAACATAGTTATCGCCACAGGAAAG ACTCGCCCAGCTGTCATTGATGCTCTTAATATGGTCGATTTATCTGGAAGAAATGGCATTGCTTCAGAATCTTCGCCTGGTATATTTCTTCAG GGCCTGTTGGTTTATGGTCTgggagggagagagatttacAAAAGAACTTTGGACCAAGAAGTATGCCGAGAG GCATTTTTATATTCTATGGAGCACAGGATACCATTAGTTGGATTTAGCCAGGATCGATGTTTTTCTATGTTTGAGGACCCACTGGTTGATTCTCTCCATGACGTATACCATGAACCTAAG GCTGAAATAGTGTCATCTATTGATCAGCTTTTAGGAACAGCTGAGATACAG AAACTAGTGTTCATTGGAACTGCTGAGGGAATGTCTTCCACATTGAGGCCATACTGGACAAACGCAGTAGAAGAAAGGGCGGGTATTGTTCAGGCACAGCCTGACATGCTTGAGCTTGTACCACCTGCAACTTCGAAGGGCAGCGGGGTGAAGATTTTGTTGGATCATCTTTGCATTAGTCCGGATGAG ATAATGGCGATCGGAGATGGAGAAAATGACATCGAAATGCTACAGCTAGCATCACTGGGTGTTGCTCTGGCTAACGGGGCAGAGAAGACCAAAGCGGTAGCCAATGTAATCGGCGCTACCAACGACGAAGATGGCGTCGCACAGGCCATCTATGACTATGCTTTCTGA
- the LOC124668433 gene encoding uncharacterized protein LOC124668433: MGRFSDAPVIHQEEEEDLFETSSSISGDDSDDEARLLELEGLQVTPKTVRRLNSDSVYDMSSIKAELPVKKGLSRYYDGKSQSFFCMSEVRCLEDLPKKRPSKKFRSHVDLDDSNQEACPAPGPKGKPSGSSCANLMTRNTPATNMLYRAPAIPVNKSAYHQ; encoded by the exons ATGGGCAGATTCAGTGATGCTCCAGTCATtcaccaggaagaggaagaagatctgTTCGAGACCTCGTCCTCCATCTCCGGCGACGACTCCGACGACGAGGCCCGGCTCTTGGAGTTGGAGGGTCTGCAGGTGACGCCCAAGACGGTGCGGAGACTGAACTCGGATAGCGTCTATGACATGTCCTCTATCAAGGCTGAACTCCCTGTCAA GAAAGGGTTGTCCAGATACTACGACGGCAAGTCCCAGTCCTTCTTCTGCATGTCCGAGGTGCGGTGCCTGGAGGATCTGCCCAAGAAGAGGCCGTCCAAGAAGTTCAGGAGCCATGTAGATCTAGACGATTCCAACCAGGAAGCCTGTCCTGCGCCTGGCCCTAAAGGCAAGCCGTCTGGGAGCTCCTGCGCGAATCTGATGACTCGGAACACCCCCGCTACCAACATGCTCTACAGGGCTCCGGCGATCCCCGTGAACAAGAGCGCGTACCATCAGTAG